In a single window of the Agrobacterium vitis genome:
- the ppa gene encoding inorganic diphosphatase, producing MRIDAIAIGKNPPEDINVIVEVPVGGQPIKYEMDKEAGTLIVDRFLYTPMHYPGNYGFVPHTLCLDGDPLDVLICNTRPLVPGCVINVRPIGVMMMEDDGGMDEKILAVPVPKLTRRYDKVHNYTDLPEITLAQIKHFFEHYKDLEPGKWVKIGDWGDVNVAKKLIVESIERAKKEA from the coding sequence ATGCGTATTGATGCGATTGCGATTGGCAAGAATCCGCCGGAAGATATCAACGTCATCGTTGAGGTGCCGGTCGGTGGCCAGCCGATCAAGTATGAGATGGACAAGGAAGCCGGTACGCTGATCGTCGACCGCTTTCTCTATACGCCGATGCATTATCCCGGTAATTACGGCTTCGTGCCGCATACGCTGTGTCTGGACGGCGACCCGCTGGACGTGCTGATCTGCAATACCCGCCCGCTGGTGCCCGGCTGCGTCATCAATGTTCGCCCAATCGGCGTGATGATGATGGAAGACGATGGCGGCATGGACGAGAAGATCCTGGCCGTGCCGGTTCCCAAGCTGACCCGTCGCTATGACAAGGTCCACAATTACACCGACCTGCCGGAAATCACGCTCGCTCAGATCAAGCATTTCTTCGAGCATTACAAGGATCTGGAGCCCGGCAAATGGGTGAAGATCGGCGATTGGGGCGATGTCAATGTGGCCAAGAAGCTGATCGTCGAATCGATCGAGCGCGCCAAGAAAGAAGCGTGA
- a CDS encoding MFS transporter, whose protein sequence is MSISQSEDRFAAFRHSAYTKFFFARFLAAFAMQIVSVAVGWQMYEVTGNALYLGLIGLVQFLPALLLILVTGTAADRMNRRMIVAVCLGVSAVCVALLLFLTVENAFAPVPVLAIMTIFGIERAFMGPAVQSLAPNLVPEKDLANSFAWNASSWQTASILGPVAGGLLYGVGPLSAYIVALGFMAAGTILVLLVPKPVQRTANEPKTWTYLLAGFKFIRHEKVVLGAISLDLFAVLLGGAVALMPIYASDILTMGPMGLGILRSAPGVGAIAMATFLATFPIKHRAGTIMFVGVAIFGLATVAFGLSTVWWVSALALAVMGAGDMISVYVRETLLALWTPDQVRGRVNAVNSVFIGASNELGEFRAGTMAHLIGPVGAVVVGGVGTLAVSIIWALTFPKLRTIDTLEAPDKS, encoded by the coding sequence ATGTCCATTTCCCAGTCCGAAGATCGTTTCGCTGCCTTTCGCCATTCCGCCTATACGAAATTCTTCTTCGCACGGTTTCTCGCGGCCTTTGCCATGCAAATCGTCAGCGTCGCGGTTGGCTGGCAGATGTATGAGGTCACCGGCAATGCCCTCTATCTCGGCCTGATCGGGTTGGTGCAGTTTCTACCGGCGCTGTTGCTCATTCTTGTGACCGGTACGGCTGCCGACAGGATGAACCGGCGAATGATCGTTGCGGTTTGCCTGGGTGTCAGCGCTGTCTGCGTGGCGCTGCTGCTGTTCCTCACTGTGGAGAATGCCTTTGCGCCGGTGCCGGTGCTGGCAATCATGACAATTTTCGGCATTGAGCGGGCCTTCATGGGGCCGGCTGTCCAGTCTCTGGCTCCCAATCTGGTGCCGGAAAAGGATCTGGCCAATTCCTTTGCCTGGAATGCGTCGTCCTGGCAGACTGCATCGATCCTCGGCCCGGTTGCCGGCGGCCTGCTCTATGGTGTTGGGCCGCTTTCTGCCTATATCGTCGCATTGGGTTTCATGGCCGCTGGCACGATCCTTGTGCTGCTGGTGCCAAAGCCCGTGCAGCGAACCGCCAACGAACCAAAAACCTGGACCTACCTTCTGGCTGGTTTCAAGTTCATACGCCATGAGAAGGTGGTGCTGGGGGCGATTTCTCTCGACCTGTTCGCCGTGCTGTTAGGCGGGGCGGTGGCACTGATGCCGATCTACGCCTCCGATATCTTGACCATGGGGCCGATGGGGCTGGGTATCTTGCGGTCGGCACCGGGCGTGGGCGCTATTGCCATGGCGACCTTTCTTGCCACCTTTCCGATCAAGCACCGCGCTGGGACGATCATGTTCGTTGGCGTTGCCATCTTTGGGCTCGCGACCGTGGCTTTCGGGCTGTCGACGGTCTGGTGGGTGTCAGCGCTGGCGCTGGCCGTAATGGGCGCCGGTGACATGATCTCGGTCTATGTGCGCGAAACGCTGCTGGCGCTCTGGACGCCGGATCAGGTGCGTGGCCGGGTCAATGCCGTCAATTCGGTGTTTATCGGCGCATCTAACGAGCTGGGGGAGTTTCGGGCCGGTACCATGGCGCATCTGATTGGACCTGTCGGAGCGGTGGTTGTCGGCGGCGTCGGGACGCTGGCGGTCTCGATCATCTGGGCGCTGACCTTTCCGAAGCTGCGCACCATCGACACGCTGGAAGCCCCGGACAAATCCTGA
- a CDS encoding GNAT family N-acetyltransferase produces the protein MKTLSIDVRPAAPDDGRALSEAHREAWQSTYSGLIPHQALIRMMERRGETWWRKATNGPATVLVVDIGGVIAGYATLGLNRARGLPYDGEIYEIYMRPAYQGVGLGFTLFTECRRLLKSLGCRGLVVWCLEDCAGAVNFFRSNGGTDSVEGMEDFDAVSLKKLGFVWA, from the coding sequence ATGAAGACGTTATCGATTGATGTACGTCCGGCTGCGCCGGATGATGGGAGAGCGCTTTCCGAGGCGCATCGGGAAGCCTGGCAGTCCACCTATAGCGGTCTTATCCCGCATCAGGCCTTGATCAGGATGATGGAGCGCCGTGGCGAGACATGGTGGCGCAAGGCCACCAATGGTCCGGCGACGGTGCTGGTGGTCGATATCGGCGGGGTGATTGCCGGATATGCGACGCTCGGCCTCAACCGGGCCAGGGGCCTTCCCTATGATGGCGAGATCTACGAGATCTATATGCGGCCGGCATATCAGGGCGTTGGCCTCGGATTTACGCTGTTTACCGAATGCCGCCGCCTGCTTAAATCGCTGGGTTGCCGGGGATTGGTGGTCTGGTGCCTGGAGGACTGCGCCGGCGCCGTCAATTTCTTTCGCTCGAATGGCGGTACGGATAGCGTGGAAGGCATGGAGGATTTCGATGCCGTCAGCCTGAAAAAGCTAGGGTTCGTTTGGGCCTGA
- a CDS encoding DUF167 domain-containing protein, with the protein MSHCYRRFDDHIRLAVRLTPNGGRDGIDGVDVNANGEAHLKVRVSDVPEKGRANKALIALMAKRLGIAKSTVSLISGDTARQKILRIDGDPEDLIGRLEAIIAP; encoded by the coding sequence GTGAGCCATTGCTATCGACGTTTCGATGATCACATCCGCCTTGCCGTCCGGCTGACGCCGAACGGTGGGCGTGATGGGATTGATGGCGTCGACGTCAATGCGAATGGCGAAGCCCACTTGAAAGTGCGGGTCAGCGACGTGCCGGAAAAGGGCCGGGCCAACAAGGCATTGATCGCCCTTATGGCCAAGCGGCTCGGCATCGCCAAATCCACCGTCAGCTTGATCTCCGGCGATACCGCGAGACAAAAAATCCTCCGGATCGATGGCGACCCGGAGGATTTGATTGGTAGGCTGGAAGCGATCATTGCCCCGTGA
- a CDS encoding TerB family tellurite resistance protein: MLERLNTFFQSFIAGEQDNEFDGNDTRVLIVALCFQVMEADGTISAAERKSLKKSIKDHYDLDRSKIEALLEAGQQAESEAVDYYRFTSELKRRLDETQRLELVSVLWDIVYADGMRNEMEDHILWRVADLLGVSDRDRILARQKAAERAGQKTDGQAGDEQVAGDADAS; encoded by the coding sequence ATGCTGGAGCGCCTCAATACTTTTTTCCAAAGCTTTATCGCTGGCGAACAGGACAATGAATTCGACGGCAATGACACGAGGGTGCTGATCGTCGCCCTGTGTTTCCAGGTGATGGAAGCCGATGGAACCATCAGCGCCGCCGAACGGAAGAGCCTGAAAAAGAGCATCAAGGATCATTACGATCTGGATCGCAGCAAGATCGAAGCCTTGCTGGAGGCAGGCCAGCAGGCGGAAAGTGAAGCGGTAGACTATTACCGCTTCACCTCGGAATTAAAGCGCCGTCTCGATGAAACCCAGAGACTGGAACTGGTCAGCGTGCTCTGGGACATCGTGTATGCCGATGGCATGCGCAACGAGATGGAAGATCATATCCTCTGGCGGGTCGCAGACCTGCTTGGCGTCTCCGACCGGGACCGGATTCTGGCCCGGCAAAAGGCGGCAGAGCGGGCCGGACAAAAGACGGATGGCCAGGCCGGAGATGAACAGGTCGCCGGAGATGCGGATGCTTCATGA
- a CDS encoding heme biosynthesis protein HemY: MIRIIVYILIILALGFGFSWLADRPGELQIVWQGQLIEMSLTAAATMIVAIIAVVMIGWWLVRTLWTSPHSMRRYFRARKRDRGYQAISTGLIAAGAGNAALARRMSARARGLVRADQEPLIMVLEAQAALIEGKHDDARRIYEQMVADPETRELGLRGLYVEATRLGAHEAARQYAERAAEDAPYLPWAAKAALEYRCQTSAWNEAIHLLDQQRVAGVLARPEADRLKAVLLTAKAMDQLDGDPAAARDNAMNALKLAKDLVPASVTAARALLREDNLRKAGSVLETAWKLAPHPDIASLYVRARGGDGAVDRLKRAERLEQVKPNNVYSLLVVAEMALEARDFTKARAKAEAAARMQASERVFLLLADIEDAETGDQARIRYWMAQALKAPRDPAWVADGQVSEKWLPYSPVSGRLDAFEWKIPYAQLSGPVEDGTVISGAAALAELPPLGQGEKPTSSVPASKINTPPEHPEAAAAPPSQPSAPPKPGPKSLEPEPFFGGPPDDPGVRDASRNSDEKTRLNLF; the protein is encoded by the coding sequence ATGATCCGTATCATTGTCTATATCCTGATCATCCTGGCCCTTGGCTTCGGTTTTTCCTGGCTTGCCGATCGTCCGGGTGAGTTGCAGATTGTCTGGCAGGGCCAGCTGATTGAAATGAGCCTGACGGCGGCGGCCACCATGATCGTCGCCATTATTGCGGTGGTGATGATCGGCTGGTGGCTGGTGCGCACGCTCTGGACCTCGCCGCATTCAATGCGCCGCTATTTCCGCGCCCGCAAGCGTGACAGAGGCTATCAGGCGATCTCGACCGGCCTGATCGCCGCAGGTGCCGGCAATGCCGCGCTGGCCCGGCGGATGAGTGCCCGCGCCCGTGGTCTGGTCCGTGCCGATCAGGAACCGCTGATCATGGTGCTGGAAGCCCAGGCCGCCCTGATCGAGGGCAAGCATGACGATGCAAGGCGGATCTATGAGCAGATGGTCGCCGATCCCGAAACCCGCGAGCTTGGCCTGCGCGGCCTCTATGTGGAGGCAACGCGGCTAGGGGCGCATGAGGCTGCGCGGCAATATGCCGAAAGGGCTGCCGAGGATGCGCCTTATCTGCCTTGGGCTGCCAAGGCCGCTTTGGAATATCGATGCCAGACCAGCGCCTGGAACGAGGCCATTCATCTTCTCGATCAACAGCGCGTCGCAGGCGTCCTGGCCCGGCCGGAAGCCGACCGGCTGAAAGCCGTGCTACTGACCGCAAAAGCCATGGACCAGTTGGACGGTGATCCGGCAGCGGCCCGCGACAATGCCATGAATGCGCTGAAACTCGCCAAGGATCTCGTTCCGGCCTCCGTGACCGCCGCCCGCGCCCTGCTGCGCGAGGATAATCTGCGCAAGGCGGGTTCGGTGTTGGAAACAGCCTGGAAGCTTGCTCCCCATCCAGACATCGCCAGCCTCTATGTGCGGGCGCGGGGTGGTGACGGCGCGGTCGACCGGCTGAAGCGGGCCGAGCGGCTGGAACAGGTCAAGCCCAATAATGTCTATTCGCTGCTGGTGGTTGCGGAAATGGCACTTGAGGCGCGAGACTTCACCAAGGCACGCGCCAAGGCCGAAGCGGCAGCCCGGATGCAGGCCAGCGAACGGGTTTTCCTGCTGCTGGCTGATATCGAGGATGCCGAAACCGGTGATCAGGCTCGCATCCGCTACTGGATGGCGCAGGCTCTCAAAGCCCCCCGCGATCCCGCCTGGGTGGCCGATGGCCAGGTCTCGGAAAAATGGCTGCCCTATTCGCCTGTCAGCGGCAGGCTCGACGCTTTCGAGTGGAAGATCCCCTATGCCCAGCTCTCCGGGCCGGTCGAAGACGGCACAGTGATCAGCGGCGCTGCCGCCTTGGCCGAATTGCCGCCGCTTGGACAGGGCGAGAAACCTACATCCTCCGTTCCGGCGAGCAAGATTAACACGCCGCCGGAACACCCTGAGGCCGCAGCAGCCCCGCCGAGCCAGCCTTCCGCACCGCCGAAGCCGGGGCCGAAAAGCCTCGAACCGGAGCCGTTCTTCGGCGGCCCGCCGGACGATCCGGGCGTGCGCGACGCCAGCCGCAATTCGGACGAGAAAACCCGGCTCAACCTGTTTTAA
- the typA gene encoding translational GTPase TypA, translating to MKIRNIAIIAHVDHGKTTLVDELLKQSGSFRENQRVAERVMDSNDLEKERGITILAKATSVEWKGVRVNIVDTPGHADFGGEVERILSMVDGAIVLVDSSEGPMPQTKFVVGKALKVGLRPIVAINKIDRPDGRHEEVINEVFDLFASLDATDEQLDFPILYGSGRDGWMNIAPEGPKDQGLAPLLDLVLQHVPEPSVGDEDGAFRMIGTLLEANPFLGRVITGRIHSGSIKPNQSVKVLSQDGKVIETGRISKILAFRGIERTAIEEAHAGDIVAIAGLSKGTVADTFCDPSVTEALEAQPIDPPTVTMSFLVNDSPLAGTEGDKVTSRVIRDRLFKEAEGNVALKIEESEGKDSFFVSGRGELQLAVLIETMRREGFELAVSRPRVVMHKDENGTLMEPIEEVVIDVDEEHSGVVVQKMSERKAEMTELRPSGGNRVRLVFYAPTRGLIGYQSELLTDTRGTAIMNRLFHNYQPFKGEISGRNNGVLLSNQSGEAVAYAMFNLEDRGPMIIEPGEKVYAGMIVGIHSRDNDLEVNVLKGKQLTNIRSAGKDEAVKLTPPIRMTLDRALSWIQDDELMEVTPKSIRLRKFYLDANDRKRFGKARVAQA from the coding sequence ATGAAGATTCGCAATATCGCGATCATCGCGCACGTTGACCATGGGAAAACCACCCTTGTTGACGAACTTCTGAAACAGTCCGGTTCGTTCCGCGAAAACCAGCGCGTTGCAGAGCGCGTCATGGACAGCAACGATCTGGAAAAAGAGCGCGGCATCACCATTCTCGCCAAGGCAACCTCGGTTGAATGGAAGGGCGTTCGCGTCAACATCGTCGACACCCCCGGCCACGCCGACTTCGGCGGCGAAGTCGAGCGTATCCTGTCGATGGTGGACGGCGCTATCGTTCTCGTCGACTCCTCGGAAGGCCCGATGCCGCAGACCAAATTCGTGGTCGGCAAGGCACTCAAGGTTGGTCTTCGCCCAATCGTTGCGATCAACAAGATCGACCGTCCCGATGGCCGCCATGAAGAAGTCATCAACGAAGTCTTCGACCTGTTCGCCAGCCTCGACGCAACCGATGAGCAGCTCGACTTCCCGATCCTCTACGGTTCCGGTCGTGATGGCTGGATGAATATCGCCCCTGAAGGCCCGAAGGATCAGGGCCTGGCCCCGTTGCTGGACCTGGTGTTGCAGCATGTTCCTGAGCCAAGCGTTGGCGACGAAGACGGCGCGTTCCGCATGATCGGCACGCTGCTGGAAGCCAACCCCTTCCTTGGCCGCGTCATCACCGGTCGTATCCATTCCGGCTCGATCAAGCCGAACCAGTCGGTCAAGGTTCTGAGCCAGGACGGCAAGGTCATCGAAACCGGCCGTATTTCCAAGATCCTCGCGTTCCGCGGTATCGAGCGCACCGCCATCGAAGAAGCCCATGCTGGCGACATCGTGGCGATTGCCGGTCTCTCCAAGGGTACGGTTGCCGACACATTCTGCGATCCGTCCGTGACCGAAGCGCTGGAAGCCCAGCCGATCGATCCGCCGACCGTCACCATGTCCTTCCTGGTCAATGACAGCCCGCTGGCTGGCACAGAAGGCGACAAGGTCACGAGCCGCGTCATCCGCGACCGCCTGTTCAAGGAAGCCGAAGGCAACGTTGCTCTGAAGATTGAAGAATCGGAAGGCAAGGATTCGTTCTTCGTGTCTGGCCGCGGCGAATTGCAGCTGGCCGTTCTGATCGAAACCATGCGCCGCGAAGGCTTCGAGCTGGCCGTGTCGCGTCCGCGCGTCGTGATGCACAAGGACGAGAACGGCACCCTGATGGAGCCGATCGAAGAAGTCGTCATCGACGTCGATGAAGAACATTCCGGCGTCGTCGTGCAGAAAATGTCCGAGCGCAAGGCTGAAATGACCGAGCTGCGGCCTTCCGGCGGCAATCGCGTCCGCCTGGTGTTCTATGCGCCCACCCGTGGCCTGATCGGCTACCAGTCGGAACTGCTGACGGATACCCGTGGCACGGCGATCATGAACCGCCTGTTCCACAACTACCAGCCGTTCAAGGGCGAAATCTCCGGTCGTAACAATGGCGTTCTGTTGTCCAACCAGTCCGGTGAAGCCGTGGCCTACGCCATGTTCAACCTGGAAGATCGCGGCCCGATGATTATCGAGCCAGGCGAAAAGGTTTATGCAGGCATGATCGTCGGCATTCACTCGCGCGACAACGATCTGGAAGTCAACGTTCTCAAGGGCAAGCAGCTGACCAACATCCGCTCTGCCGGCAAGGACGAAGCTGTCAAGCTGACCCCGCCGATCCGCATGACGCTGGACCGCGCGCTCTCCTGGATTCAGGACGACGAGCTGATGGAAGTGACGCCGAAGTCCATCCGTCTGCGCAAGTTCTACCTGGACGCCAACGACCGCAAGCGCTTCGGCAAGGCCCGCGTCGCCCAGGCTTGA
- a CDS encoding glutamine amidotransferase: MLHDPARIWPAHRPVLVVLHQERSSAGRVGQLLVEKGFPLDIRRPVLGDPLPDTLSGHSGAVVFGGPMSANDPDRFVHDEIDWLSVPLKENRPYLGICLGAQMLARHLGAKVSGHDRELVEIGWYPIQPTTHGRLLMKWPKMVYHFHREGFDLPHGATLLATGDIYPNQAIRYGEKAFGIQFHAELTRAMMQRWVVHGASRFSMPNAQAGRDHLEGRMLFDAPLKAWLSDFLDLVLAEEDQSAGRCQPAEQSQA; encoded by the coding sequence ATGCTTCATGATCCGGCACGAATTTGGCCCGCGCATCGTCCGGTCCTGGTCGTCCTGCATCAGGAGCGATCCAGCGCCGGTCGTGTCGGCCAATTGCTGGTGGAAAAAGGCTTCCCCCTCGACATCCGCCGCCCGGTGCTCGGCGATCCGCTGCCCGATACGCTGAGCGGTCACAGCGGCGCCGTGGTATTCGGCGGACCGATGAGTGCCAACGATCCTGATCGTTTCGTGCATGACGAGATCGACTGGCTATCCGTGCCGCTTAAGGAGAACCGGCCCTATCTCGGCATTTGTCTCGGTGCGCAAATGCTGGCCCGGCATCTGGGCGCCAAGGTCAGTGGCCATGACCGGGAACTCGTAGAAATCGGCTGGTATCCGATCCAGCCGACCACCCATGGCCGATTGCTGATGAAATGGCCGAAAATGGTCTATCATTTTCACCGCGAAGGCTTCGACCTGCCGCATGGCGCAACGCTGCTAGCCACCGGCGACATCTATCCCAATCAGGCGATCCGCTACGGGGAAAAGGCCTTTGGTATCCAATTTCATGCGGAACTAACGCGCGCGATGATGCAGCGTTGGGTGGTGCATGGCGCGTCACGCTTTTCCATGCCGAACGCCCAGGCGGGCCGCGACCATCTGGAAGGACGCATGCTGTTCGATGCCCCGCTCAAGGCCTGGCTATCGGATTTTCTCGATCTGGTCCTTGCTGAGGAAGACCAGAGTGCTGGCCGGTGTCAACCAGCCGAACAGAGCCAAGCCTGA
- a CDS encoding alkaline phosphatase D family protein: protein MSTSFTALSRRSFLLGTSAAGLAAGSGLALPFYARAADRPVFTHGVQSGDVDLNSGMIWTRVDRPSRIMMEYSTTESFANPVRLAALNALPDSDYAVKRLLTDLPADQDIFYRFTAADLSHINSVSEPITGRFRTAPASRRNVRFVWSGDTVGQGWGIDETGMKTYATMAKHQPDFFLHSGDTIYADGPIKEEVDLKDGTKWKNVIVTDEKRKVAETLDEYRGQWKYNMMDKNVLELSAICPTHYQWDDHEVLNNWSSGKDLTADSRYSEKSIALLSARAARAFHEMTPIRYTPAEPGRVYRKISHGPLVDVFFLDMRSYRGSNHDGMETVQTPESRILGAEQVAWLKRELTNSKATWKIIAADMPLSLIVWDDYLNKKGTEAVAQGHNGEPRGRELEIAELLRHMKTTGIRNTVWLTADVHYTAAHYYNPDKAAFQDFEPFWEFVSGPLHAGTFGPNDLDMTFGPELKFIKAPTAEQGQNLPPSAGLQFFGIVDVDGQSEQLSVRLMDRDDNELYKVVLDPVRSA from the coding sequence ATGTCCACATCCTTCACGGCGCTGAGCCGCCGTTCGTTTCTTCTCGGCACCAGTGCCGCTGGTCTTGCTGCCGGGTCCGGTCTGGCGCTGCCGTTTTATGCGCGGGCGGCGGACCGCCCTGTTTTTACCCACGGCGTCCAATCCGGCGATGTCGATCTGAATTCCGGGATGATCTGGACGCGGGTAGACCGCCCTTCGCGGATCATGATGGAATATTCGACCACCGAAAGCTTTGCCAATCCTGTCCGTCTCGCCGCTCTCAATGCGCTGCCGGACAGCGACTATGCCGTGAAGCGGCTTTTGACGGACCTGCCTGCCGACCAGGATATTTTCTATCGGTTCACGGCTGCCGATCTTTCCCATATCAACAGTGTTTCCGAGCCGATTACCGGACGGTTCCGCACCGCGCCCGCCTCCAGGCGCAATGTCCGCTTCGTCTGGTCGGGTGATACGGTAGGTCAGGGCTGGGGCATCGATGAAACCGGCATGAAGACCTATGCCACGATGGCCAAGCATCAGCCGGATTTCTTCCTGCATTCCGGCGATACCATCTATGCGGACGGCCCCATCAAGGAAGAAGTCGATCTGAAGGACGGCACCAAGTGGAAGAATGTCATCGTCACCGATGAAAAGCGCAAGGTGGCCGAAACCCTGGACGAATATCGCGGCCAGTGGAAATACAATATGATGGACAAGAACGTCCTGGAACTGTCGGCGATCTGTCCAACCCATTACCAGTGGGATGACCATGAAGTGCTGAACAACTGGTCGTCGGGCAAGGACCTGACTGCCGACAGCCGCTATAGCGAAAAATCCATCGCCCTGCTGTCGGCGCGCGCTGCCCGTGCCTTCCATGAAATGACGCCGATCCGCTATACGCCCGCCGAGCCGGGCCGGGTTTACCGCAAGATTTCCCATGGTCCGCTGGTCGACGTGTTCTTCCTCGACATGCGCAGTTATCGCGGTTCCAATCATGACGGCATGGAAACGGTGCAGACGCCGGAATCGCGCATCCTGGGTGCCGAGCAGGTGGCCTGGCTGAAGCGGGAACTGACCAATTCCAAGGCGACCTGGAAAATCATCGCTGCCGACATGCCGTTGAGCCTGATCGTTTGGGACGATTATCTCAATAAGAAAGGCACGGAAGCCGTAGCGCAGGGCCATAATGGCGAGCCGCGTGGCCGCGAGCTGGAAATTGCCGAACTGCTGCGGCATATGAAGACGACTGGCATTCGCAATACCGTCTGGCTGACGGCGGATGTGCATTATACCGCCGCCCATTATTACAATCCCGACAAAGCCGCTTTCCAGGATTTCGAACCCTTCTGGGAGTTCGTCTCCGGTCCCCTGCATGCGGGTACATTCGGGCCGAACGATCTCGACATGACCTTTGGCCCTGAGCTGAAATTCATCAAGGCGCCAACCGCCGAGCAGGGCCAGAACCTGCCGCCGTCAGCGGGTCTTCAGTTCTTCGGCATCGTCGATGTCGATGGCCAGAGCGAACAGCTTTCCGTACGGCTGATGGACCGGGACGACAACGAGCTCTATAAGGTCGTGCTCGATCCGGTGCGCAGCGCCTGA
- a CDS encoding YggT family protein produces the protein MLALLQTIDLALNLYTWILIASAIFSWLYAFNVINSSNRFVNQIGLFLFNVTEPALRPIRRIMPNLGGIDISPIILLLIIFFIRSLMWNTIAPMLL, from the coding sequence ATGCTTGCCCTGTTGCAGACGATTGATCTCGCCCTCAATCTTTATACCTGGATCCTGATCGCCAGCGCGATTTTTTCCTGGCTCTACGCTTTCAACGTGATCAATTCCAGCAACCGATTCGTCAACCAGATCGGCCTGTTTCTGTTCAACGTCACGGAACCGGCGCTGCGCCCCATCCGCCGCATCATGCCCAATCTTGGCGGCATCGATATCTCACCGATCATTCTGCTGCTGATCATCTTCTTCATCCGCTCGCTGATGTGGAACACGATTGCCCCCATGCTGCTGTGA